Proteins encoded within one genomic window of Streptomyces sp. NBC_01314:
- a CDS encoding OmpL47-type beta-barrel domain-containing protein, which yields MRERHSWAVLLAALLMVLGLTSTPAAGRTAEDREPAAAAQTLSWTAGDDITKYLTAPRTAVAGPTTIVFENSTATGNTMGMPHTLTFDVSDPEYNNDVPLNILANPGDDQGGRHTAEVTLTPGRYRFYCTIPGHGQMQGILVVTEGTGEDTTAPETAARVSGTQNAQGAYVGSASVAVSATDTGGSGVERVEYATGDSGVWLPYTTPVVIDQVGAHRIRYRAIDRAGNTAAEKSVAFTVVAPPTDDTTAPETSATVAGEQNPQGHYVSMATVTVSASDTGSGVNTIEYALGDSGAWQPYTAPVMVHEVGTHQVRYRATDKAGNVSAEKNVGFTVVAPPADDTTPPVTGVTVEGDRNSAGAYLRSAKVTVGATDHGGSGVAAIEYSLDGGPYLAYTAPVPVDRAGTHTVTYRASDKAGNTAAARSVSFTVVSGGGVPAPNCAEYDERLTVFVGTVDSGVPNRVTNNRCRINELIEDEKEWTSHALFLKHVDTVLDKLFREGVVDPREYDAVKEAAAESGIGRPGQTEGYRTILDGTAESFAKWQQVGGGSFGLNPDGSITSGTTKAGLGMLWFPERKYDDFSLRLQWRDDAPGTSNANSGVFVRFPGVHDHPEEPRPEWVAIKYGHEVQVLDRPDGDMYKTGSVYGFDRVGLAGAGVTQKGTWNDYEIRVVDQHYSVYRNGVLINEFDNTGGQDFTPPRSDDPGTDGRRFASGHLGLQVHGTTDVVSYRDIRIKEL from the coding sequence ATGCGGGAAAGACACTCGTGGGCGGTCTTGTTGGCGGCCCTGCTGATGGTGCTCGGGCTCACGTCGACACCCGCGGCCGGCCGCACGGCGGAGGACCGGGAGCCGGCCGCCGCCGCCCAGACGCTCAGCTGGACCGCGGGCGACGACATCACCAAGTACCTGACCGCCCCGCGGACCGCGGTGGCGGGCCCGACCACCATCGTCTTCGAGAACAGCACGGCGACCGGCAACACCATGGGGATGCCGCACACGTTGACGTTCGACGTCTCCGACCCCGAGTACAACAACGACGTCCCGCTCAACATCCTGGCCAACCCCGGCGACGACCAGGGCGGCCGCCACACCGCCGAGGTCACGCTCACCCCGGGCCGGTACCGGTTCTACTGCACGATCCCCGGCCACGGTCAGATGCAGGGCATCCTCGTGGTGACCGAGGGCACCGGCGAGGACACCACCGCACCGGAGACGGCGGCCCGGGTCAGCGGCACACAGAACGCCCAGGGCGCGTACGTCGGTTCGGCGTCCGTGGCGGTGAGCGCGACCGACACGGGCGGCTCGGGGGTCGAGCGCGTCGAGTACGCGACCGGCGACAGCGGCGTCTGGCTGCCGTACACCACCCCCGTCGTGATCGACCAGGTCGGCGCCCACAGAATCCGCTACCGGGCGATCGACAGGGCGGGCAACACGGCGGCCGAGAAGAGCGTCGCGTTCACCGTCGTGGCGCCGCCGACGGACGACACGACCGCGCCGGAGACCTCGGCGACCGTGGCCGGTGAGCAGAACCCGCAGGGCCACTACGTGTCCATGGCGACCGTCACCGTCTCCGCGTCGGACACCGGGTCGGGGGTCAACACCATCGAGTACGCGCTCGGTGACTCGGGGGCCTGGCAGCCGTACACCGCGCCCGTGATGGTGCACGAGGTCGGCACGCACCAGGTGCGGTACCGGGCCACGGACAAGGCGGGGAACGTCTCCGCCGAGAAGAACGTCGGCTTCACCGTCGTCGCCCCGCCGGCCGACGACACGACTCCCCCGGTGACGGGTGTGACCGTCGAGGGCGACCGGAACTCCGCCGGCGCGTACCTCAGGAGCGCGAAGGTCACCGTCGGCGCCACGGACCACGGCGGCTCGGGGGTCGCCGCGATCGAGTACTCGCTGGACGGCGGCCCCTATCTGGCGTACACCGCACCGGTGCCGGTCGACCGCGCGGGCACGCACACGGTGACGTACCGGGCGAGCGACAAGGCGGGGAACACGGCCGCGGCCCGTTCCGTCAGTTTCACGGTCGTCTCGGGCGGCGGGGTTCCCGCGCCCAACTGCGCCGAGTACGACGAGCGGTTGACGGTCTTCGTCGGGACGGTCGACTCGGGTGTACCGAACCGGGTCACCAACAACCGTTGCCGTATCAATGAGTTGATCGAGGACGAGAAGGAGTGGACGTCTCACGCGCTGTTCCTGAAGCACGTGGACACCGTCCTCGACAAGCTGTTCAGGGAAGGGGTCGTCGACCCGCGCGAGTACGACGCCGTGAAGGAAGCGGCGGCGGAGTCGGGCATCGGCAGGCCCGGGCAGACGGAGGGCTACCGGACGATCCTCGACGGCACCGCCGAGTCGTTCGCCAAGTGGCAGCAGGTGGGCGGCGGTTCGTTCGGGCTGAACCCCGACGGCTCGATCACCTCGGGCACGACGAAGGCCGGGCTCGGCATGCTGTGGTTCCCCGAGCGGAAGTACGACGACTTCTCGCTGCGCCTGCAGTGGCGTGACGACGCGCCCGGCACGTCGAACGCCAACTCCGGTGTGTTCGTGCGCTTCCCCGGGGTCCACGACCACCCGGAGGAGCCACGGCCGGAGTGGGTGGCCATCAAGTACGGCCATGAGGTGCAGGTCCTGGACCGGCCCGACGGCGACATGTACAAGACGGGCTCGGTCTACGGCTTCGACCGGGTGGGGCTCGCCGGCGCGGGCGTCACCCAGAAGGGCACCTGGAACGACTACGAGATCCGCGTGGTCGACCAGCACTACTCCGTCTACCGCAACGGCGTTTTGATCAACGAGTTCGACAACACCGGCGGCCAGGACTTCACCCCGCCCCGCTCGGACGACCCGGGCACGGACGGACGCCGGTTCGCCTCCGGCCACCTCGGCCTCCAGGTGCACGGCACGACGGATGTCGTCTCCTACCGGGACATCCGGATCAAGGAACTGTAG
- the ligD gene encoding non-homologous end-joining DNA ligase → MGEAVELEAAGRTVRLSSPGRLFFPERGFTKLDLAQYYIAVGPGILRALRDRPTTLERYPEGVTGENFFQKRAPKNMPDWIPTAHITFPSGRSADEMCPTEVAAVVWAAQFGTLTFHPWPVRRDDVDRPDELRIDLDPQPGTDYADAVRAAHELREVLHEYGGLRGWPKTSGGRGLHVFVPIRPDWTFTQVRRSAIAVARELERRMPEQVTTAWWKEERGEKIFVDYNQTARDRTIASAYSVRPHPHAPVSAPLTWDEVGVAVPRDFDLATMPRRFAEVGDVHADMDDHAFSLEALLELAARDEHDHGLGDLPYPPEYPKMPGEPKRVQPSRAKKT, encoded by the coding sequence ATGGGTGAAGCGGTGGAGCTGGAGGCGGCGGGGCGCACGGTACGGCTGTCCAGCCCGGGAAGGCTCTTCTTCCCGGAGCGCGGCTTCACCAAGCTGGACCTCGCCCAGTACTACATCGCCGTGGGCCCCGGCATCCTGCGGGCCCTGCGCGACCGGCCCACCACCCTGGAGCGCTATCCGGAGGGGGTGACGGGCGAGAACTTCTTCCAGAAGCGGGCCCCCAAGAACATGCCCGACTGGATCCCCACCGCCCACATCACCTTCCCCAGTGGCCGCAGCGCCGACGAGATGTGCCCCACCGAGGTCGCCGCCGTCGTGTGGGCCGCCCAGTTCGGCACGCTCACCTTCCACCCATGGCCGGTCCGCCGCGACGACGTCGACCGCCCCGACGAACTCCGCATCGACCTCGACCCCCAGCCCGGCACCGACTACGCCGACGCGGTGCGCGCCGCCCACGAGCTGCGCGAGGTCCTGCACGAGTACGGCGGGCTGCGCGGCTGGCCGAAGACCTCCGGCGGCCGTGGCCTGCACGTGTTCGTGCCGATCCGGCCCGACTGGACCTTCACCCAGGTCCGCCGGTCCGCCATCGCCGTCGCCCGCGAACTGGAACGCCGGATGCCGGAACAGGTGACCACGGCCTGGTGGAAGGAGGAACGCGGGGAAAAGATCTTCGTCGACTACAACCAGACCGCCCGCGACCGCACCATCGCCTCCGCCTACTCCGTACGGCCCCACCCGCACGCACCCGTCTCCGCTCCCCTCACCTGGGACGAGGTGGGCGTCGCCGTCCCGCGCGACTTCGACCTGGCGACCATGCCGCGGCGCTTCGCCGAGGTCGGTGACGTGCACGCCGACATGGACGACCACGCGTTCTCCCTGGAGGCGCTGCTGGAGCTGGCCGCGCGGGACGAGCACGATCACGGGCTCGGGGATCTGCCGTATCCGCCGGAGTACCCGAAGATGCCGGGGGAGCCGAAGAGGGTGCAGCCGAGCCGGGCGAAGAAGACGTGA
- a CDS encoding ATP-dependent DNA ligase codes for MDLPVMPPVKPMLAKSVAKIPPDMHYEAKWDGFRAIVFRDGPEVEIGSRTGKTLNRYFPELVEALRERLPERCVMDGEVMIVRDGRLDFDALTERIHPADSRVRMLAETTPASFVAFDLLALHEESLLDVPLTDRRALLELALSGVMAPVHVAPATTDRELAEQWFEQYEGAGLDGVIAKPLQLLYRQDERAMFKIKHERTADVVVAGYRLHKSGPVVGSLLLALYDGGGTLQHIGVCAAFTMKRRAELVEELEPLRLADVGEHPWAAWSDEAAHETARLPGAPSRWSTKKDFSWVPLRPERVAEVAYDHMENGVRFRHTARFRRWRPDRTADSCTYAQLDEPVNYDLAEILGPDTGR; via the coding sequence ATGGATCTTCCGGTGATGCCGCCCGTGAAACCGATGCTCGCCAAGTCCGTGGCGAAGATCCCGCCGGACATGCACTACGAGGCGAAGTGGGACGGTTTCCGGGCGATCGTGTTCCGCGACGGGCCCGAGGTGGAGATCGGCAGCCGGACGGGGAAGACGCTGAACAGGTATTTCCCCGAACTGGTGGAGGCCCTGCGGGAGCGGTTGCCGGAGCGCTGTGTGATGGACGGCGAGGTCATGATCGTCCGGGACGGGCGGCTGGACTTCGACGCCCTGACCGAGCGTATCCACCCCGCCGACTCCCGCGTCCGGATGCTGGCGGAGACGACCCCGGCCTCCTTCGTCGCCTTCGACCTGCTCGCCCTGCACGAGGAGTCACTGCTCGACGTCCCCCTCACCGACCGGCGCGCGCTCCTGGAGCTGGCCCTGTCGGGGGTCATGGCCCCGGTCCATGTCGCCCCGGCGACCACGGATCGCGAGCTGGCCGAGCAGTGGTTCGAGCAGTACGAGGGGGCGGGTCTGGACGGGGTGATCGCCAAGCCGCTCCAGCTGCTCTACCGGCAGGACGAGCGGGCCATGTTCAAGATCAAACACGAGCGGACGGCGGACGTCGTGGTCGCCGGCTACCGCCTCCACAAGAGCGGGCCGGTGGTCGGTTCCCTGCTGCTGGCCCTGTACGACGGCGGCGGCACCCTCCAACACATCGGCGTGTGCGCGGCCTTCACCATGAAGCGACGCGCGGAACTGGTGGAGGAGCTTGAACCGCTGCGTTTGGCGGACGTCGGGGAGCACCCCTGGGCGGCCTGGTCCGACGAGGCCGCGCACGAGACGGCTCGGCTGCCGGGCGCGCCGAGCCGGTGGTCGACGAAGAAGGACTTCTCCTGGGTGCCGCTGCGGCCCGAGCGGGTCGCCGAGGTCGCGTACGACCACATGGAGAACGGGGTCCGCTTCCGCCACACGGCCCGCTTCCGCCGCTGGCGCCCGGACCGTACAGCGGACAGCTGCACCTACGCGCAGTTGGACGAGCCGGTGAACTACGACCTGGCGGAGATCCTCGGGCCCGACACCGGACGGTGA
- a CDS encoding zinc-dependent alcohol dehydrogenase has product MKAVTWHGKRDVRVETVPDPVIQEPTDAVIRITSTGLCGSDLHLYEVLTPFMTPGDILGHEPMGIVEKVGAGVPDLSAGDRVVVPFQIACGACWMCLTGLPTQCETTQCTGEGMGAALFGYTRLYGSVPGAQAEYLRVPQAQFGPIKVPEGPPDDRFLYLSDVLPTAWQAVEYAHIPPGGTVAVLGLGPIGDMACRVALQRGAEQVFGVDLVPERLSRARARGVETFDLRDFENEKDLIGAIQDRTAGRGPDSVIDAVGTEAHGSAAARLIQNAAGHLPRAISSRFAEHLSVDRLAALYTAIDLVRRGGTISLSGIYGGKVDPLPLLTMFDKQIRLRMGQANVRAWSDDILPLLTEDDPLGVDDFATHRVPLTDAPQAYEMFQHKQDGAVKIVMQP; this is encoded by the coding sequence ATGAAGGCAGTGACGTGGCACGGCAAGCGGGACGTACGCGTGGAGACCGTGCCCGATCCGGTGATCCAGGAGCCGACGGACGCGGTCATCCGGATCACGTCCACCGGGCTGTGCGGCTCCGACCTGCACCTGTACGAGGTGCTCACCCCGTTCATGACGCCGGGCGACATCCTCGGCCACGAACCCATGGGCATCGTCGAGAAGGTCGGCGCCGGGGTGCCGGACCTGTCGGCCGGGGACCGGGTCGTGGTGCCGTTCCAGATCGCCTGCGGCGCCTGCTGGATGTGTCTCACCGGGCTCCCCACCCAGTGCGAGACCACCCAGTGCACCGGCGAGGGCATGGGCGCGGCCCTCTTCGGCTACACCCGGCTGTACGGCTCGGTGCCGGGGGCCCAGGCCGAGTACCTGCGCGTCCCGCAGGCACAGTTCGGGCCGATCAAGGTGCCCGAAGGGCCGCCCGACGACCGGTTCCTCTACCTCTCGGACGTACTCCCCACCGCCTGGCAGGCGGTCGAGTACGCGCACATCCCGCCCGGTGGCACCGTCGCCGTGCTCGGCCTCGGCCCCATCGGGGACATGGCCTGCCGAGTGGCCCTGCAACGCGGCGCCGAGCAGGTGTTCGGGGTCGACCTGGTGCCCGAGCGGCTCAGCCGGGCGCGCGCACGGGGCGTCGAGACGTTCGACCTCAGGGACTTCGAGAACGAGAAGGACCTGATCGGCGCGATCCAGGACCGGACCGCCGGACGCGGACCCGACTCGGTGATCGACGCCGTCGGCACGGAGGCCCACGGCAGTGCTGCCGCCCGGCTCATCCAGAACGCGGCCGGACATCTGCCCCGTGCGATCAGCTCGCGATTCGCCGAGCACCTCAGCGTGGACCGGCTGGCCGCCCTCTACACGGCCATCGACCTCGTACGACGCGGCGGCACGATCTCCCTCTCCGGCATCTACGGCGGCAAGGTCGACCCCCTGCCGCTGCTCACCATGTTCGACAAGCAGATCCGGCTCCGCATGGGCCAGGCAAACGTCCGCGCCTGGAGCGACGACATCCTGCCCCTCCTCACGGAGGACGACCCCCTGGGCGTCGACGACTTCGCCACCCACCGGGTGCCGCTCACCGATGCCCCGCAGGCGTACGAGATGTTCCAGCACAAGCAGGACGGGGCGGTCAAGATCGTGATGCAGCCCTGA
- a CDS encoding DUF3048 domain-containing protein has protein sequence MTTAHRKLRARRARHRSSAGPLLAALTAAALLAGCTVTGTDGDGRGRDDGRRDGQVSAPPVGSVLAVKIDNVSAARPQTGLDAADIVYAEQVEGGLSRLMAVFATEFPETVGPVRSARESDLELLRQFHEPTLAFSGAQGKLLPLIDRAPLRAETPEDAEDAYFRGDEKPIPHNLYLRPDELIDSPPGADALTTGFRFGPAPAGGAPEDSRTVRYPAARFTFTWSDDSRRWQVSMDGTPTVTTDDTRVAPATVVVQYVTIRESRFHDYLGNNTPYTETVGSGRAEILRDGQVFDTTWKRKAPTDGTSFTTTDGKPMNFAEGQVWVVYAKA, from the coding sequence ATGACCACGGCGCACAGAAAACTCCGCGCACGGCGGGCGCGGCACCGCTCGTCGGCGGGACCCCTGCTCGCCGCCCTGACCGCGGCCGCCCTGCTGGCGGGCTGCACCGTGACCGGCACGGACGGCGACGGACGTGGACGGGACGACGGCCGCCGGGACGGTCAGGTCAGCGCGCCGCCCGTCGGCTCCGTACTCGCCGTGAAGATCGACAACGTCTCCGCCGCCCGCCCCCAGACCGGCCTCGACGCCGCCGACATCGTCTACGCCGAGCAGGTCGAGGGCGGCCTCAGCCGGCTGATGGCCGTGTTCGCGACCGAGTTCCCGGAGACGGTCGGCCCGGTGCGCAGCGCCCGCGAATCCGACCTGGAGCTGCTGCGCCAGTTCCACGAGCCGACCCTGGCCTTCTCGGGCGCGCAGGGCAAGCTCCTTCCCCTGATAGACAGGGCACCCCTGCGGGCGGAAACCCCCGAGGACGCCGAGGACGCGTACTTCCGGGGCGACGAGAAGCCCATCCCGCACAACCTGTACCTGCGCCCCGACGAGCTGATCGACTCCCCACCCGGCGCCGACGCCCTCACCACCGGCTTCCGCTTCGGCCCCGCCCCCGCCGGCGGCGCCCCCGAGGACTCCCGCACGGTCCGCTATCCGGCGGCCCGCTTCACCTTCACCTGGTCCGACGACAGCCGCCGCTGGCAGGTCTCCATGGACGGCACCCCGACGGTCACCACCGACGACACCCGAGTCGCCCCGGCCACGGTGGTCGTCCAGTACGTGACGATCCGCGAGTCCCGGTTCCACGACTACCTGGGCAACAACACCCCGTACACGGAGACGGTGGGCTCCGGCCGCGCGGAGATACTGCGGGACGGCCAGGTCTTCGACACGACCTGGAAGCGGAAGGCCCCGACGGACGGCACGAGCTTCACGACGACGGACGGCAAACCGATGAACTTCGCGGAGGGCCAGGTGTGGGTGGTGTACGCGAAGGCGTGA
- a CDS encoding MarR family winged helix-turn-helix transcriptional regulator, with the protein MAAVDLSAHPGHLARRLQQAHYLLWNVMVSEETTSPQFAVLNTLVAEPGLDQRTVGERVGLDRSTMSEVISRLGRRGLLDKVRDPQDGRRFLLRLTEDGVRTHRKLTVRTARMNQVFLAPLSAEEQEVFFELIRRVADAAEELRSPAESSGAR; encoded by the coding sequence ATGGCCGCGGTGGACCTCTCCGCCCACCCCGGGCACCTGGCCCGACGACTGCAGCAGGCCCACTATCTGCTGTGGAACGTGATGGTCTCCGAGGAGACCACCTCGCCGCAGTTCGCGGTCCTCAACACGCTCGTCGCCGAGCCGGGGCTCGACCAGCGCACGGTGGGGGAGCGGGTGGGGCTCGACCGGTCCACGATGTCCGAGGTCATCAGCCGGCTCGGGCGCAGGGGTCTCCTCGACAAGGTGCGCGATCCGCAGGACGGGCGGCGGTTCCTGCTGCGGCTCACGGAGGACGGCGTGCGGACGCATCGCAAGCTCACGGTGCGGACGGCTCGGATGAACCAGGTGTTCCTGGCGCCTTTGTCGGCGGAGGAGCAGGAGGTCTTCTTCGAGCTGATACGGCGGGTCGCCGACGCGGCGGAAGAGCTGCGCAGCCCGGCCGAGTCCTCGGGTGCGCGGTAG
- the pcaH gene encoding protocatechuate 3,4-dioxygenase subunit beta — protein MTLTQADIDQEIAAEHAAYEKRVADGAPVEHQPRRDYAPYRSSVLRHPKQPPIGIDVTKDPELVELSSPAFGERDITEIDNDLTRQHNGEPIGERITLSGRLLDHDGRPLRGQLVEIWQSNSAGRYAHQREQHDAPLDPNFTGVGRTLTDDDGHYHFTTIQPGPYPWRNHVNAWRPAHIHFSLFGTAFTQRLVTQMYFPSDPLFPYDPIIQSVTDDAARQRLVATYDHSLSVPEFSMGYVWDIVLDGPKATWIEEGR, from the coding sequence ATGACTCTCACCCAAGCGGACATCGACCAGGAGATCGCGGCCGAGCACGCCGCGTACGAGAAGCGGGTCGCCGACGGTGCGCCGGTCGAGCACCAGCCGCGCCGTGACTACGCCCCGTACCGGTCCTCGGTGCTGCGGCACCCGAAACAGCCGCCCATCGGCATCGACGTCACCAAGGACCCGGAGCTGGTGGAACTGTCCTCCCCCGCCTTCGGGGAACGGGACATCACCGAGATCGACAACGACCTGACCCGGCAGCACAACGGCGAGCCGATCGGTGAGCGCATCACCCTCTCCGGCAGGCTCCTCGACCACGACGGACGCCCGCTGCGCGGCCAGCTGGTCGAGATCTGGCAGTCCAACTCCGCCGGCCGCTACGCCCACCAGCGCGAGCAGCACGACGCGCCCCTGGACCCGAACTTCACCGGCGTCGGCCGCACGCTGACCGACGACGACGGGCACTACCACTTCACCACGATCCAGCCGGGCCCGTACCCGTGGCGCAACCACGTCAACGCCTGGCGGCCGGCCCACATCCACTTCTCGCTCTTCGGCACGGCGTTCACCCAGCGGCTCGTGACGCAGATGTACTTCCCGAGCGACCCGCTGTTCCCGTACGACCCGATCATCCAGTCGGTGACGGACGACGCGGCCCGCCAGCGGCTCGTCGCGACCTACGACCACAGCCTGTCGGTGCCTGAGTTCTCGATGGGCTACGTCTGGGACATCGTGCTCGACGGCCCGAAGGCCACCTGGATCGAAGAAGGACGCTGA
- the pcaG gene encoding protocatechuate 3,4-dioxygenase subunit alpha, which yields MTKIDTSRPETVLPTPSHTVGPFYGHALPFPGGGDIAPAGHPDTITLQGYILDGEGNPLPDAFLELWGPDPDGNLSQVDGSMRRDTASGGFMGRNGVEFTGWGRVQTDTIGHWTARTLRPGARGRNAPYLSVCVFARGLLVHLFTRIYLPGDGAALAADPLLSRVDEARRSTLIAADQGNGTYRFDIRLQGEGETVFLEFQ from the coding sequence ATGACGAAGATCGACACAAGCCGCCCGGAAACGGTGCTCCCGACCCCGTCGCACACCGTCGGCCCCTTCTACGGCCACGCCCTGCCCTTCCCCGGCGGCGGCGACATCGCCCCCGCCGGCCACCCCGACACGATCACGCTCCAGGGCTACATCCTCGACGGCGAGGGCAACCCGCTGCCGGACGCCTTCCTGGAGCTGTGGGGACCCGACCCGGACGGCAACCTCTCCCAGGTCGACGGCTCCATGCGGCGCGACACGGCGAGCGGCGGCTTCATGGGCCGCAACGGCGTGGAGTTCACCGGCTGGGGCCGCGTCCAGACCGACACCATCGGGCACTGGACCGCGCGTACGCTGCGGCCCGGCGCGCGCGGGCGGAACGCGCCGTACCTCAGCGTGTGCGTCTTCGCGCGCGGCCTGCTCGTGCATCTGTTCACCCGGATCTACCTGCCGGGCGACGGGGCCGCGCTCGCCGCCGACCCGCTGCTCTCCCGGGTGGACGAGGCGCGCCGGAGCACGCTGATCGCCGCGGACCAGGGCAACGGCACCTACCGTTTCGACATCCGCCTTCAGGGCGAAGGCGAGACGGTATTCCTGGAGTTCCAGTGA
- the pcaB gene encoding 3-carboxy-cis,cis-muconate cycloisomerase yields the protein MTSADADTGLLAPGWTGSPAAASTGDTAYLQALLDAEAALTRAQAALGLAPAAAGPAVTSAADAAAFDTRSLAERARGGGNPVIPLVADLTTAVGGEYGPYVHRGATSQDIMDTATMLVAARTLDLILADLGRTESALAAVAAAHRDTAMPGRTLTQHAVPTTFGLKAAGWRSLILDARDRLTAVRADLPAQLGGAAGTLAAFTVFRTTGAQAAADSATQVDPHALVAAYARELGLREPELPWHTLRTPIADLAGALAFAAGALGKVAVDVLTLARTEIAEVAEGSGGGSSAMPHKANPVRSTLIAAAARRAPQLAATLYGALTAEDERPAGAWHAEWEPLRDLLRLVGGAARDAVDLTRGLRVNADVMRRHLDLTHGLIVSERLAAELTPVLGRAVAKELLTRTAKRVHAEGRPLSELLLEEPELKDAAPALIAELTDPTHYTGSAGALTDRALERR from the coding sequence GTGACTTCTGCCGACGCCGACACCGGTCTGCTCGCCCCCGGGTGGACCGGTTCCCCGGCCGCGGCCTCGACCGGCGACACCGCCTACCTGCAGGCGCTGCTCGACGCCGAGGCCGCACTGACCCGCGCCCAGGCGGCGCTGGGACTGGCCCCCGCCGCGGCCGGGCCCGCGGTGACCTCGGCGGCGGATGCCGCCGCCTTCGACACGCGGTCCCTCGCGGAGCGCGCCCGCGGCGGCGGCAACCCGGTGATCCCCCTGGTCGCGGACCTCACGACGGCGGTCGGCGGCGAGTACGGCCCGTACGTCCACCGGGGCGCGACCAGCCAGGACATCATGGACACGGCGACGATGCTGGTCGCCGCCCGCACCCTCGACCTGATCCTGGCCGACCTCGGCCGTACGGAGTCCGCGCTGGCCGCCGTCGCCGCCGCGCACCGGGACACCGCGATGCCGGGCCGCACCCTCACCCAGCACGCCGTGCCCACGACCTTCGGGCTGAAGGCGGCGGGCTGGCGCTCGCTGATCCTGGACGCCAGGGACCGGCTCACGGCCGTACGGGCAGACCTGCCCGCCCAACTCGGCGGCGCGGCGGGCACGCTGGCGGCCTTCACGGTCTTCCGGACGACCGGCGCCCAGGCCGCGGCGGACTCCGCGACCCAGGTCGACCCGCACGCCCTGGTCGCCGCGTACGCCCGTGAACTCGGCCTGCGTGAACCCGAGTTGCCCTGGCACACCCTGCGCACCCCGATCGCGGACCTCGCCGGAGCGTTGGCCTTCGCCGCGGGCGCCCTGGGGAAGGTCGCGGTGGACGTACTCACCCTGGCCCGGACGGAGATCGCGGAGGTCGCTGAGGGCAGCGGGGGCGGTTCGTCGGCGATGCCGCACAAGGCGAACCCCGTACGGTCCACGCTGATCGCGGCGGCGGCCCGGCGGGCGCCCCAGCTGGCGGCGACGCTGTACGGCGCGCTGACCGCCGAGGACGAGCGACCGGCCGGGGCGTGGCACGCCGAGTGGGAGCCGTTGCGCGATCTGCTCCGGCTGGTCGGGGGTGCGGCGCGGGACGCGGTGGACCTCACGCGGGGACTCCGGGTGAACGCCGACGTGATGCGCCGACATCTGGACCTCACCCATGGGTTGATCGTCTCCGAGCGGCTGGCGGCCGAGCTGACCCCGGTGCTGGGCCGGGCCGTCGCCAAGGAGCTGCTGACCCGGACGGCGAAACGGGTCCACGCCGAGGGCCGGCCACTGAGCGAACTGCTGCTGGAGGAGCCGGAGTTGAAGGACGCCGCGCCCGCACTCATCGCGGAACTCACCGATCCCACCCACTACACCGGCTCCGCCGGAGCCCTCACCGACCGTGCCCTGGAGCGACGTTGA